Proteins co-encoded in one Bradyrhizobium sp. 170 genomic window:
- a CDS encoding Mth938-like domain-containing protein, whose product MSSQTPGSPDAPHLPRSAPIEAYGKGGFAFADMSHRGSLLCLPDAIWAWQVTKPAEIDEYSLARVFKAANSIDTLIVGTGTEVWVPPRGLREALRAVRVVLDAMQTGPAIRTYNIMLGERRRVAAALIAVP is encoded by the coding sequence ATGTCCAGTCAAACACCGGGTTCCCCGGACGCCCCGCATCTTCCGAGGTCAGCGCCGATCGAAGCCTACGGCAAGGGCGGCTTCGCCTTCGCCGACATGTCGCATCGCGGCTCGCTGCTGTGCCTGCCGGATGCGATCTGGGCCTGGCAGGTCACGAAGCCTGCCGAGATCGACGAATATTCGCTGGCGCGCGTATTCAAGGCCGCCAACTCGATCGACACGCTGATCGTCGGCACCGGCACTGAAGTCTGGGTACCGCCGCGCGGCCTTCGCGAGGCGTTGCGCGCCGTGCGCGTGGTGCTCGATGCGATGCAGACGGGGCCCGCGATCCGCACCTACAACATCATGCTGGGCGAACGCCGGCGCGTTGCGGCGGCGCTGATCGCGGTGCCATGA
- a CDS encoding serine/threonine protein kinase: MSLPKDDAAILSARWTEGVLLKRDVFSTVERGRFRDDAGEVDAVLRRLDQVPLWSYPLARHLFARERRALALARDLDVGPKLLWAGRSALVRGFIDGVALHLAKPHGDLAYFRSAKLALRKLHRAGICHNDLAKEQNWLRGSNGRAYVTDFQLAACFKTRSRLFRIAAYEDLRHLLKHKRSYAPQALTPMERKILARKSFVASIWLKTGKKVYQAITRGLFNFTDREGGGRRLVNDAPVLIELIRKNPDVRDTAIVAFADRRTGVGLYAFVEADKVALEKQLRSELAAAKGVKPPEHIQVVHALPRDAAGKPRTEILQLVAMNQLDLIEPLITSDVDRAFLKDILESRKNLRDRFNFESADMDRPST; this comes from the coding sequence ATGAGCTTGCCGAAAGATGACGCCGCCATTCTGTCGGCGCGATGGACCGAAGGCGTGCTGCTGAAGCGCGACGTGTTCTCGACCGTCGAGCGCGGCCGCTTTCGCGATGATGCCGGCGAGGTCGACGCCGTGCTGCGCCGGCTCGACCAGGTGCCGCTATGGTCCTATCCGCTCGCCCGCCATCTGTTCGCCCGCGAGCGCCGCGCGCTGGCGCTGGCGCGCGATCTCGACGTCGGCCCGAAGCTGCTCTGGGCCGGCCGAAGCGCGCTGGTGCGCGGCTTCATCGACGGCGTCGCGCTGCATCTGGCCAAGCCCCATGGCGACCTCGCCTATTTCCGATCCGCCAAACTCGCGCTTCGCAAGCTGCACCGTGCCGGCATCTGCCACAATGATCTCGCGAAGGAGCAGAACTGGCTGCGCGGAAGCAACGGCCGCGCCTATGTGACCGATTTTCAGCTGGCCGCCTGCTTCAAGACAAGAAGCCGCCTGTTCCGGATCGCGGCCTACGAGGATCTGCGGCATCTTCTGAAGCACAAGCGCAGCTATGCGCCACAGGCGTTGACGCCGATGGAGCGCAAGATTCTCGCACGCAAATCCTTTGTCGCCAGCATTTGGCTCAAGACCGGCAAGAAGGTCTACCAGGCCATCACCCGCGGCCTGTTCAACTTCACCGATCGCGAGGGCGGCGGCCGCCGGCTGGTCAATGACGCACCTGTGCTGATCGAACTGATCAGGAAGAACCCCGACGTGCGCGACACCGCCATCGTCGCATTCGCCGACCGCCGCACCGGTGTGGGACTGTACGCCTTCGTCGAGGCCGACAAGGTCGCGCTGGAAAAGCAGCTGCGCAGCGAACTCGCCGCAGCCAAGGGCGTCAAGCCGCCGGAGCATATCCAGGTGGTGCATGCGCTGCCGCGCGATGCCGCCGGCAAGCCGCGCACGGAAATATTGCAGCTCGTCGCCATGAACCAGCTCGACCTGATCGAGCCGCTGATCACGAGCGACGTCGACCGCGCGTTCCTGAAGGACATTCTGGAGTCGCGGAAGAATCTGCGGGACCGGTTCAATTTCGAGAGCGCGGACATGGATCGTCCGTCAACTTGA
- a CDS encoding phytoene/squalene synthase family protein, whose amino-acid sequence MSGAATSKDSAAFCADLVRTHDFARYASTLFVPAMQRRALLSVYAFNVEISRVREQVSQPLPGEIRLQWWTDMLEGAGHGGVEGNPVAAELLQTIGEFRLPVEPLSRLIEEHQFDLYNDPMPSMAALEGYVTDTSAALFSLGARIAAQPSALIDHLARHAGLAQGMAHVIAALPLDAARRQLFLPLQLLQQHGSGMEEVFSGKQTPRARAAIDQLVGDARKNLRTAFELLIHMPPQARPVFLPLALVRRDLKRMSRADFDPFVPQATSRLRTLWTLWRASRTREFGG is encoded by the coding sequence ATGAGCGGGGCGGCGACGTCGAAGGATTCCGCCGCGTTCTGCGCCGATCTGGTGCGCACGCACGACTTTGCCCGTTATGCGTCGACGCTGTTCGTGCCGGCGATGCAGCGTCGCGCGCTGCTGTCGGTCTACGCCTTCAATGTCGAGATATCGCGCGTGCGCGAGCAGGTCAGCCAGCCACTGCCGGGCGAAATACGGCTGCAATGGTGGACCGACATGCTGGAAGGCGCCGGCCATGGCGGCGTCGAGGGCAATCCGGTCGCAGCCGAGCTCTTGCAGACGATCGGCGAATTCCGCCTGCCGGTCGAGCCGCTGTCGCGGCTGATCGAGGAGCATCAGTTCGACCTCTACAACGATCCGATGCCGTCGATGGCGGCGCTGGAAGGGTATGTCACCGACACCTCCGCGGCGCTGTTCTCGCTCGGCGCGCGGATCGCGGCACAGCCGTCGGCCTTGATCGACCATCTCGCGCGCCATGCCGGGCTGGCCCAGGGCATGGCGCATGTGATAGCGGCGCTGCCGCTCGATGCCGCGCGGCGACAGCTATTCCTGCCGCTGCAATTGCTGCAGCAACACGGCAGCGGGATGGAGGAAGTTTTTTCGGGCAAGCAGACGCCGCGGGCGCGTGCCGCGATCGACCAGTTGGTGGGAGACGCCCGAAAGAACCTCCGTACGGCCTTCGAGCTGCTCATACATATGCCGCCACAGGCGCGGCCGGTGTTCCTTCCGCTGGCGCTGGTCCGCCGCGATCTGAAGCGCATGTCACGTGCTGACTTCGATCCCTTCGTACCACAGGCGACGTCGCGGTTGCGGACCTTGTGGACGTTGTGGCGCGCCTCGCGGACACGCGAGTTTGGCGGGTAG